In Gossypium raimondii isolate GPD5lz chromosome 12, ASM2569854v1, whole genome shotgun sequence, a single window of DNA contains:
- the LOC105763066 gene encoding peroxisomal 2,4-dienoyl-CoA reductase [(3E)-enoyl-CoA-producing] — protein sequence MESPFRANILKGKVALVTGGGSGIGFEISVQLGKHGASVAIMGRRKHVLDSAVDVLRSHGIPAIGLEGDVRREDDAARTVESTFKHFGRLDILVNAAAGNFLVPAQDLSPNGFRTVIDIDSVGTFIMCHEALKYLKKGGLGKDPSTGGTIINITATLHYGATWYQIHASAAKAAIDSITRSLALEWGEDHGILINGIAPGAIEDTAGVSKLAPEEVLSKIEEKPLYSFGEKWDIAMAALYLASDAGKFVNGTVLVVDGGQWLSTPRLLSKDAVRQLSRRQETRSRVAPTGLPKSKL from the exons ATGGAGTCACCATTCAGAGCAAATATACTGAAAGGCAAAGTAGCTTTGGTAACAGGAGGAGGCTCAGGAATTGGATTCGAGATCTCAGTGCAGCTGGGGAAACATGGAGCCTCAGTTGCCATCATGGGGCGGCGCAAACATGTTCTCGACTCTGCTGTTGATGTTCTTCGTTCCCATGGCATCCCT GCCATAGGACTTGAGGGAGATGTTAGAAGAGAAGATGATGCAGCTAGAACTGTGGAATCAACTTTTAAGCATTTTGGCAGGCTTGACATCCTTGTCAATGCCGCAGCTGGCAATTTCCTTGTGCCTGCTCAGGATTTATCTCCCAATGGCTTTCGAACAG TCATTGATATAGATTCTGTTGGAACTTTTATAATGTGTCATGAGGCTCTCAAATATCTTAAGAAAGGGGGACTAGGGAAGGACCCTTCCACTGGTGgaacaataataaacataacTGCAACTTTACATTATGGAGCAACATGGTACCAAATTCATGCATCGGCAGCCAAG GCAGCTATCGATAGCATTACCAGAAGCTTGGCATTGGAATGGGGTGAAGATCATGGCATTCTAATCAATGGGATTGCACCGGGGGCTATCGAGGACACTGCTGGTGTCAGTAAACTTGCACCTGAGGAGGTACTGAGCAAGATTGAAGAGAAACCTTTGTACTCATTTGGGGAGAAATGGGATATTGCAATGGCTGCTCTCTATCTTGCATCTGATGCAG GGAAATTTGTGAATGGAACAGTCTTGGTTGTTGATGGAGGACAATGGTTGAGCACACCCCGTTTGTTGTCGAAAGATGCTGTCAGGCAACTGTCTAGAAGACAGGAGACAAGGTCTAGGGTTGCACCAACTGGGTTACCAAAGAGCAAATTATGA
- the LOC105763065 gene encoding uncharacterized protein LOC105763065 isoform X2, with amino-acid sequence MAPFSLRSRLQASALSKRRLKSKAKHGRKGMKNMEESFKRLKSEMGEISEEQKNIREGQRQVKEKFGIIESECEELKRETRLIIQQSARTQVKLALMFRILKAREAGELNTAATLTEMLREIVGREREESKADI; translated from the exons ATGGCTCCATTCTCTTTACGTAGCCGTCTTCAGGCTTCTGCGCTAAGCAAGAGGCGTCTCAAATCCAAAGCCAAGCAT GGGAGGAAAGGGATGAAGAACATGGAGGAAAGCTTCAAAAGATTGAAATCTGAAATGGGAGAAATAAGCGAGGAACAAAAGAATATCAGGGAAGGGCAAAGGCAAGTTAAAGAAAAATTCGGAATCATCGAATCCGAGTGCGAGGAATTGAAGAGGGAAACTAGGCTCATAATCCAGCAAAGTGCCAGAACTCAG GTTAAACTTGCTCTTATGTTCCGCATACTGAAAGCAAGGGAAGCCGGCGAGTTGAATACCGCTGCCACTCTCACTGAAATGCTCCG TGAAATAGTAGGAAGAGAGAGGGAGGAAAGCAAAGCTGACATCTGA